The Bdellovibrio bacteriovorus DNA window TGAATGATTCCGTCTTCTCGTTGAACTCCAAGAGCTCACCCTTTTCGATATCGAAATAAACCCCTAATAGTGTCAAACCACGTTTTTCGATGGCTTCGGCAACAAAGGGGAAAGATTTCAGATTCTCTAGTGAGGTGCGAATACTTTCGTGTTCACACAGTCTCCACAAAGGAACAGAGTCATCCGAAGAGGCCAAGGCAATCGCACGGGTTTTTGCAGGCTCAGCGATTTTCACCCATTGTTGAAGGAAACCTCCAGCAATCGTGTTTTCAGGATTTAAAAGAGCGCGGATACCGCCGCACTGACTGTGACCTAGAATGATCACCGTTTCGACTTGCAAATTGACGACCGCAAATTCGATCGCGGCACTCACCCCGTGACGACCTCCATCAGGATCACATGGCGGAACCAGATTTGCGACGTTACGAACTACAAAAAGCTCACCCGGTCCTGCAGACGAAAGAATCGCAGGATCCACGCGTGAGTCCGAACATCCGATGATCAAAGTCTTAGGATTTTGGACATTTTGTAGCTTGCTGTATACAGAGTCTTCCCCTGCATAGAATTTTTCTTTGAATTGTCGAAAACCAGTAAGAAGGCGGGCAATTTCTTTTTTCAACATGTTGGTTTTATACGATAGATAGAATCTCGCCTCAAGCTCCACCCGCGGTCCATTGCGTCACGGCTTAAGTGTTTGTTTCTGCTGGAAAACATCTTCGCCTGAGGACAAGGAGCAGAGAAAATATCCCGTGGAAAGAATCCGAGCCATTGATTTAGCACGAGGAATTGCGGTCGTTCTTATGATTTTAAGTCATGGGATCAAGGGGCTTGTTCCATTTGAAGAGTTTCCATCTTGGGGGCTTGTGCCTCTTCATCTTTTAACCAAAGGCGCTTCAACCTGTTTCTTTCTGGTCTTCGGAATGACGTTGGCGGTGGCCTTTGTTCCGGCGATAGATCGCGACGACTGGCCCAAGAAAAGAAAGAGGCTGTTCTTTCGCGGATTGAAAATTCTTTTTTGGTACAAGGTTCTGTGCATCGTGGAAATGTTTTCTTTGTACGAACGGCAAGAAATCATCGATGTTCTTTTGTACCGAGCTTTCGCAGTTTATTCAGAAATTCTGGGCTTCTACGGCATCGCCCTTTTGTGGATTCCGTTTTTTCTGCCACTGTGGAAGAAGCTTCGATGGTGGGGGCAACTGCTCAGCATAGCTGTCACGACTTACATCGCGATTTTTCTTTTTAACAATTTCGATTTCGGCAGCGTGGGTTTACAAGCGCTGCTTGTTGAGCATGAAGATTTTTATACCTGGGGACAGCTCACACGTTTACCCATTGTGATGATTGGTATGATGTTAGGCGAAGCCGTGCGCCGCAGTTACGACAGCATCAGAAAAAGAATGATTCTTTCAGCCTCCCTCTTTACGGGCGGAATTCTTTTGGCCGTGGCGTTTGTTTTACACTCTCCGGAAAACCTGCAAGAAACTTTGATGGCGTTGGCGATGAACGAGGGAAAGCATCCTCCGGATGCGTCTTTTATGTTATTTAGCATCTCGCTCACTCTGTTTATAGTATCGCTCAGTTTAGCCGGAGGAAATCTTCTGGCTTTAGTCTTGAAACCCGTGACTATCATCGGGTCAGATGCGCTAGGAGCCTTCATCTTTCACATCTGTGTGATCTTTGTTTTCTATAGGTATTTATTCGATTATTGGCATAAAATAACTTATCAGCACGCTTTGCATCTTACCTTGTTATTGATTTTATTAACGGCCATTTGGATAAGGGTAAAAAATTGGGTTTCACAAGAATCTTAAAAGCCGTGATGTTTGCTTTGACCGTGACCTGGGTGAAAGCGCCAGCATGGGCGAGCTCAAAAAATTTTGAAGAAAGCTTGAAAGAGCTTGAATCAAAACAGCCGATTCAATTAGGCGTCTTCGTCAAAAATCTCAGCACCGGAGAGGTTCTCTCTTACCGAGGTGAAGACCTGTGGTATGTCGCTTCCGGCGTAAAGCTACCTATTGTTCTAGAGAATCTTCGTCAGGTAGATCAGAAAAAATACACTTTGAATTCGCAGATTGAACTTCGAAAAGAAGACTTCGTGGATGGCGCGGGCTACACGAATTATAAAAAAGCCGGAAGTAAACTGTCAGTGAAGTTTCTGGTGGAGCAGGCGTTGATATATAGTGATAACACGGCGAGCGACCTTCTGATTCGGCAAGCAGGTTTGGATTCCGTCAATAGCTGTATCCAGGATCTGGTGCCGGGAGGCTTTACCGCGATCACGACATTGGCGGATGTTCGTCGTCGACTTTATTCTGAAGTGCATCCTTCGTCTGAAAAACTTCAAGGTCAGGATTTTATTTTGCTTAAAAGATCTCGCGGGGATGAAGTGAAATTTCGTCGGCTGTCGCAGATGTTGGGCGTGGATACAAAAGAATTCAAATGTAAAACTTTGGACGAAGCTTACGACAACTATTACTCAAAGAAATTGAATTCAGCCACATTAAAAGCCTATGCGGAACTTTTAGAAAAAGTGGCGGAAGGAAAAATACTCGGTGATTCAACTCAGAAGTTTCTGATTGAAACTATGACCAAGGTGCAAACCGGTCCGCATCGGATCAAGGCGGGGCTGCCAAAGAAGTATTCTTTCGCCCATAAGACGGGAACTCAGCATTCCCGGATCTGTGACTTTGGCATTGCCTGGGATAAAAAGTCAGAAATCAAAACGGGCGTTGTGATCGCGGCCTGTGTAAAAGACTTCAAATCTTTGGATGTGGCAGAGTCGGCGCTTAAAAGTGTCGGCGTCGCTTTACAAAAAGCGGGAGTTCTATGAAATTCGCCGTCTTTTTTCTGACAGGACTGTTGGTTTTTCCCGCGGTGGCTCAGAAAAATTGGACGGCGTCTTGTTTAACCAATATGTCTCAACTGGATGACTCCTTTCCGGGGGACGTCGGAATTTTTGTTAAATCTTTAAGTGACGGTGAAATCTGCGAGTTTCAAGCGGATAAGAGATGGTATTTAGCCTCCACTATCAAAATACCTGTCGCGATTGCACTCTTGCGAGAAGTCGAGAAAGGTCAAATAGACCTGCAAAAAAAACTCACC harbors:
- a CDS encoding acyltransferase family protein, giving the protein MERIRAIDLARGIAVVLMILSHGIKGLVPFEEFPSWGLVPLHLLTKGASTCFFLVFGMTLAVAFVPAIDRDDWPKKRKRLFFRGLKILFWYKVLCIVEMFSLYERQEIIDVLLYRAFAVYSEILGFYGIALLWIPFFLPLWKKLRWWGQLLSIAVTTYIAIFLFNNFDFGSVGLQALLVEHEDFYTWGQLTRLPIVMIGMMLGEAVRRSYDSIRKRMILSASLFTGGILLAVAFVLHSPENLQETLMALAMNEGKHPPDASFMLFSISLTLFIVSLSLAGGNLLALVLKPVTIIGSDALGAFIFHICVIFVFYRYLFDYWHKITYQHALHLTLLLILLTAIWIRVKNWVSQES
- a CDS encoding serine hydrolase, which translates into the protein MGFTRILKAVMFALTVTWVKAPAWASSKNFEESLKELESKQPIQLGVFVKNLSTGEVLSYRGEDLWYVASGVKLPIVLENLRQVDQKKYTLNSQIELRKEDFVDGAGYTNYKKAGSKLSVKFLVEQALIYSDNTASDLLIRQAGLDSVNSCIQDLVPGGFTAITTLADVRRRLYSEVHPSSEKLQGQDFILLKRSRGDEVKFRRLSQMLGVDTKEFKCKTLDEAYDNYYSKKLNSATLKAYAELLEKVAEGKILGDSTQKFLIETMTKVQTGPHRIKAGLPKKYSFAHKTGTQHSRICDFGIAWDKKSEIKTGVVIAACVKDFKSLDVAESALKSVGVALQKAGVL
- a CDS encoding carbonic anhydrase, translating into MLKKEIARLLTGFRQFKEKFYAGEDSVYSKLQNVQNPKTLIIGCSDSRVDPAILSSAGPGELFVVRNVANLVPPCDPDGGRHGVSAAIEFAVVNLQVETVIILGHSQCGGIRALLNPENTIAGGFLQQWVKIAEPAKTRAIALASSDDSVPLWRLCEHESIRTSLENLKSFPFVAEAIEKRGLTLLGVYFDIEKGELLEFNEKTESFTPIPY